In Streptococcus oralis, a single window of DNA contains:
- a CDS encoding DUF1292 domain-containing protein, whose amino-acid sequence MSHDHNHDHEERELITLVDEQGNETLFEILLTIDGKEEFGKNYVLLVPVNAEEDENGEVEIQAYSFIENEDGTEGELQPIPEDSEDEWNMIEEVFNSFMEE is encoded by the coding sequence ATGTCACACGATCACAACCATGACCACGAAGAACGTGAATTGATTACACTAGTAGATGAGCAAGGAAATGAAACCTTGTTTGAAATTCTTTTGACCATCGACGGAAAAGAAGAATTTGGTAAAAACTATGTTCTGCTAGTGCCAGTTAATGCAGAAGAAGATGAAAATGGTGAAGTTGAAATCCAAGCTTACTCATTCATCGAAAATGAAGATGGAACAGAAGGCGAATTGCAACCAATCCCAGAAGACTCAGAAGACGAATGGAACATGATTGAAGAAGTCTTCAACAGCTTTATGGAGGAGTAA
- a CDS encoding bifunctional folylpolyglutamate synthase/dihydrofolate synthase: MFEVEEWLHSRIGLNFRSGLGRMQRAVDLLGNPERTYPIIHVTGTNGKGSTIAFMRELFVAHGKKVGTFTSPHIISIHDRICINGEPIADEDFVRIANQVKEMEKTLLETHDQLSFFELLTLIALLYFKEQGVDLVLLEVGIGGLLDTTNVVTGEIAVITSIGLDHQETLGDSLEEIAEQKAGIFKAGKQAVIAKLAPEAKLVCQNTARELGVDLYQAGLDFSLNAGDFSSSLANFSQLEISLEGVYQQENAALALQTFLLFMASRGERVEEVLVRRALKETHWAGRLEQIRPQIYLDGAHNLPALSRLVEFIQGKIQQGYQVHILFGALKRKDYQGMLGYLSKQLPEVELKVTGFDYQGSLDEKDVAGYDLIPSYGDFIREFEDKANGQDLLFVTGSLYFISEVRASLVGSDEIS; this comes from the coding sequence ATGTTTGAAGTAGAAGAATGGCTTCATAGTCGGATTGGTTTAAATTTTAGATCTGGACTTGGAAGAATGCAACGAGCGGTGGATTTGCTGGGGAATCCTGAGAGGACTTATCCTATTATCCACGTAACAGGTACTAACGGTAAAGGGTCAACGATTGCCTTCATGAGGGAGTTGTTTGTTGCTCATGGTAAAAAAGTTGGTACTTTCACCTCTCCTCATATCATCAGCATCCATGATCGAATCTGTATCAATGGGGAACCAATCGCAGATGAAGACTTTGTACGTATAGCTAACCAAGTCAAGGAGATGGAGAAAACTCTTTTAGAGACACACGATCAATTGTCTTTCTTTGAATTGTTGACCTTGATTGCCTTGCTTTACTTTAAAGAGCAGGGAGTGGATCTAGTCCTGCTAGAGGTGGGGATTGGTGGTTTGCTTGACACGACTAATGTCGTAACAGGAGAGATTGCAGTTATTACTTCCATTGGGCTAGATCATCAGGAGACCTTGGGCGATAGTCTAGAGGAAATAGCCGAGCAGAAAGCTGGTATTTTCAAGGCCGGCAAGCAGGCAGTCATTGCTAAGCTCGCTCCAGAAGCTAAACTTGTCTGTCAAAATACAGCAAGAGAGTTAGGTGTGGATCTCTATCAAGCTGGGCTAGACTTCTCCTTGAATGCTGGGGATTTTTCAAGCAGCCTAGCGAATTTTTCACAACTTGAAATTAGTTTGGAAGGTGTTTATCAGCAAGAAAATGCCGCCTTGGCTTTACAAACTTTTCTTCTGTTTATGGCATCAAGAGGTGAAAGGGTCGAAGAAGTGCTTGTCAGACGGGCTTTGAAGGAGACACATTGGGCAGGGCGATTGGAACAGATTCGCCCGCAAATCTACCTAGATGGGGCTCACAATCTGCCAGCTTTAAGTCGTCTAGTAGAGTTTATCCAGGGGAAAATCCAGCAAGGTTACCAGGTTCATATCCTTTTTGGAGCACTTAAACGCAAGGATTATCAGGGGATGTTAGGCTATCTATCTAAGCAGTTGCCTGAGGTGGAACTTAAGGTAACAGGCTTTGACTATCAAGGCTCTCTGGATGAAAAGGATGTGGCGGGTTACGATTTGATTCCTTCCTATGGGGACTTTATCAGAGAATTTGAAGATAAGGCCAATGGCCAGGACTTGCTTTTCGTGACGGGATCCCTCTACTTTATCTCGGAAGTCCGAGCAAGTTTGGTAGGAAGCGACGAGATTAGTTGA
- the spx gene encoding transcriptional regulator Spx, which produces MIKIYTVSSCTSCKKAKTWLNAHQLSYKEQNLGKEGITREELLDILTKTDNGIASIVSSKNRYAKALGVDIEDLSVNEVLNLIMETPRILKSPILVDEKRLQVGYKEDDIRAFLPRSVRNVENAEARLRAAL; this is translated from the coding sequence ATGATCAAAATTTATACAGTCTCAAGTTGTACTAGCTGTAAAAAAGCGAAAACCTGGCTCAATGCCCACCAGTTAAGTTATAAAGAACAAAATCTCGGTAAAGAAGGAATTACAAGAGAAGAGTTATTAGATATTCTCACGAAAACAGATAATGGAATTGCCAGTATCGTTTCGTCAAAAAACCGCTACGCTAAGGCACTTGGAGTTGACATCGAGGATTTGAGTGTCAATGAAGTGCTCAACTTAATCATGGAAACACCACGGATCTTAAAGAGTCCGATTCTCGTTGATGAGAAGCGCCTGCAAGTCGGCTATAAAGAAGATGATATCCGTGCCTTCTTGCCACGCTCTGTCCGTAATGTAGAAAATGCAGAAGCACGTCTACGTGCAGCTCTATAA
- a CDS encoding IreB family regulatory phosphoprotein, which translates to MGFTEETVRFKLDDSNKKEISETLTDVYASLNDKGYNPINQIVGYVLSGDPAYVPRYNNARNQIRKYERDEIVEELVRYYLKGQGVDL; encoded by the coding sequence ATGGGATTTACTGAAGAAACTGTACGGTTTAAATTGGATGATTCCAATAAGAAAGAAATTAGCGAAACATTGACAGATGTTTATGCTTCTTTGAATGACAAGGGCTACAATCCGATTAACCAAATCGTCGGTTATGTATTGAGTGGTGACCCTGCCTACGTTCCTCGTTACAACAATGCACGAAATCAAATCCGTAAGTATGAGCGTGATGAAATTGTTGAAGAACTGGTACGCTACTACCTTAAGGGACAAGGAGTCGATCTATAA
- a CDS encoding SP_0198 family lipoprotein: MKTKTFTLSIASLAILSLLAACGPKAQAPTQQSAQQSSSQQESSSSAATSASQPQASSSQDATVAQPTNIDGTYTGKDENDQITLVVTGKTGTWTEVEPDGDKEIKQVSFEPENQRVIIGDDVKIYTVNGNQLIVDDMDREPSDRVVLTK; the protein is encoded by the coding sequence ATGAAAACGAAAACATTCACACTTTCTATTGCTTCCCTAGCAATTCTTAGTCTTTTAGCAGCTTGTGGACCTAAGGCACAAGCCCCTACCCAGCAATCGGCTCAGCAATCATCTTCTCAACAAGAATCATCTTCTAGCGCTGCGACAAGTGCTAGCCAACCACAGGCATCCTCAAGTCAGGACGCTACTGTAGCTCAACCTACGAACATCGATGGTACCTATACTGGAAAAGATGAGAATGATCAAATCACTCTTGTTGTAACAGGTAAAACTGGTACATGGACTGAGGTCGAGCCAGATGGAGATAAGGAAATCAAGCAAGTCAGCTTTGAGCCAGAAAATCAACGTGTCATTATCGGTGATGATGTCAAAATTTATACGGTTAATGGTAATCAATTGATTGTCGATGATATGGACCGAGAGCCATCTGACCGAGTGGTCTTAACAAAATAG
- a CDS encoding SP0191 family lipoprotein, with protein MKKLLIASFALLFLLAGCGQKKETPAATTTASEPLQSNLPVLDNAEKNTVVTKTLLMPKLENGTQQIQTITYKGNQFLTLTIQQKRPVGDELKTFISENGLEETQKALLEAEEKDETIQEARKLAGFKLETKLLSETEIQTTTTYDFQVLDVKKASQLEYLKNIGLENLLKNEPSQYIADRVANGAVEQ; from the coding sequence ATGAAAAAGTTACTAATTGCTAGTTTTGCTCTCCTCTTTTTGCTTGCGGGATGTGGGCAAAAAAAGGAAACTCCTGCTGCTACCACAACAGCATCTGAACCTCTTCAATCAAACCTTCCCGTTTTGGACAATGCCGAAAAGAATACGGTTGTTACCAAGACCCTGTTGATGCCGAAGTTAGAAAATGGAACGCAACAGATTCAAACCATTACCTATAAAGGTAATCAGTTTTTGACCTTGACCATTCAGCAAAAACGACCTGTCGGGGATGAACTCAAGACCTTTATCTCTGAAAATGGCCTAGAGGAGACGCAAAAAGCGCTTCTAGAAGCGGAAGAAAAGGATGAGACCATCCAAGAGGCACGCAAACTAGCAGGATTCAAACTGGAAACAAAGCTACTCAGCGAGACAGAAATCCAGACTACAACGACTTATGATTTTCAAGTATTGGATGTCAAAAAGGCATCTCAGCTGGAATATTTAAAAAATATCGGCCTTGAAAATCTCTTAAAAAACGAACCTAGCCAATATATTGCAGATAGAGTGGCAAATGGTGCGGTAGAACAGTAA
- a CDS encoding M24 family metallopeptidase yields MNKRVQAFLAKMQEKELDGIIINNLKNVYYLTGFWGSNGTVFISRDRQVLVTDSRYIIAAKQEVTGFEIVADRDELAVIAGIVKDMGLSRTGFEDEISVSYYHRMQAAFEGLELLPQTQFVEGLRMIKDEKEIATIRKACSISDQAFRDALDFIKPGKTEIEIANFLDFRMRELGAAGLSFDTILASGINSSKPHAHPMHKPVEAGEAITMDFGCLYEHYVSDMTRTIYLGHVSDEQAEIYNTVLKANQALIDQAKAGLGFRDFDKIPRDIIVEAGYGEYFTHGIGHGIGLDIHEEPYFSQTSTDTIKAGMTLTDEPGIYIEGKYGVRIEDDILITDTGCELLTLAPKELIVI; encoded by the coding sequence ATGAATAAACGTGTGCAAGCATTTTTAGCTAAAATGCAAGAAAAAGAACTAGATGGCATCATCATCAACAACCTTAAAAATGTCTATTACCTGACTGGTTTTTGGGGTTCAAACGGAACCGTCTTTATCAGCCGTGATCGTCAGGTCTTGGTGACAGACTCTCGCTATATCATTGCTGCTAAGCAAGAAGTGACAGGTTTTGAGATTGTGGCTGACCGTGATGAATTGGCTGTCATTGCAGGAATTGTCAAGGATATGGGCTTGTCTCGCACCGGTTTTGAGGACGAGATTTCTGTCTCTTACTATCATCGTATGCAGGCAGCGTTTGAAGGTTTGGAATTGCTTCCTCAAACGCAGTTTGTTGAGGGTCTTCGTATGATTAAAGATGAGAAAGAGATTGCGACTATTCGCAAGGCTTGCTCTATCTCAGACCAAGCTTTCCGCGATGCACTTGACTTTATCAAGCCTGGAAAGACAGAGATTGAAATTGCCAACTTCCTTGATTTCCGCATGCGTGAGTTGGGAGCGGCAGGCTTGTCTTTTGATACTATTTTAGCAAGTGGCATCAACTCTTCTAAGCCCCATGCCCATCCAATGCACAAACCGGTTGAAGCGGGAGAAGCTATTACCATGGACTTCGGCTGCCTTTACGAGCATTATGTGAGTGATATGACACGGACCATCTATCTAGGCCATGTCAGTGACGAGCAAGCAGAAATCTACAACACCGTTTTGAAGGCTAACCAAGCTCTGATTGACCAAGCTAAGGCTGGTTTAGGTTTCCGTGACTTTGACAAAATCCCTCGTGATATCATTGTTGAAGCAGGCTATGGAGAATACTTTACACACGGTATCGGGCATGGTATCGGACTTGATATTCACGAAGAACCATACTTTAGCCAAACCTCGACGGATACAATCAAGGCAGGAATGACCTTGACAGATGAACCGGGCATCTATATCGAAGGAAAATACGGCGTCCGTATCGAAGATGATATTCTCATTACAGATACAGGTTGCGAATTATTGACTCTTGCTCCGAAAGAATTAATTGTTATTTAA
- the uvrA gene encoding excinuclease ABC subunit UvrA encodes MQDKIVIHGARAHNLKNIDVEIPRDKLVVVTGLSGSGKSSLAFDTLYAEGQRRYVESLSAYARQFLGNMEKPDVDAIDGLSPAISIDQKTTSKNPRSTVGTTTEINDYLRLLYARVGTPYCINGHGAIKASSVEQIVDKVLELPERQRLQILAPVIRKKKGQHKSVIEKVQKDGYVRVRVDGEVYDVTEVPELSKSKQHNIDVVVDRIVIKEGIRSRLFDSIEAALRIAEGYVIIDTMDDSELLFSEHYACPVCGFTVPELEPRLFSFNAPFGSCSECDGLGIKLEVDIDLVVPDTSKTLREGALAPWNPISSNYYPNMLEQAMTAFGVDMDKPFEDLSEEDKNLILYGSDGKEFHFHYENEFGGVRDIDIPFEGVVNNIKRRYHETNSDYTRTQMRLYMNELTCGTCHGYRLNDQALSVRVGGEQGPHIGEISDLSIADHLELVSQLTLSENEAIIARPILKEIKDRLTFLNNVGLNYLTLSRSAGTLSGGESQRIRLATQIGSNLSGVLYILDEPSIGLHQRDNDRLIASLKKMRDLGNTLIVVEHDEDTMREADYLIDVGPGAGAFGGEIVAAGTPKQVARNSKSITGQYLSGKRAIPVPEERRAGNGRFIEVTGARENNLQNITARFPLGKFIAVTGVSGSGKSTLINSILKKAIAQKLNRNSDKPGKFKTITGIEHVDRLIDIDQSPIGRTPRSNPATYTGVFDDIRDLFAQTNEAKIRGYKKGRFSFNVKGGRCEACSGDGIIKIEMHFLPDVYVACEVCHGTRYNSETLEVHYKEKNISQVLDMTVNDAVEFFQHIPKIQRKLQTIKDVGLGYVTLGQPATTLSGGEAQRMKLASELHKRSTGKSFYILDEPTTGLHTEDIARLLKVLARFVDDGNTVLVIEHNLDVIKTADHIIDLGPEGGVGGGTIIATGTPEEVAANEASYTGHYLKGKLHHE; translated from the coding sequence ATGCAAGATAAAATTGTGATTCATGGGGCGCGTGCCCATAACTTAAAAAATATAGATGTGGAGATTCCAAGAGACAAGCTGGTTGTTGTGACTGGTTTGTCAGGTTCTGGGAAATCCAGTCTGGCCTTTGATACCCTCTATGCTGAGGGCCAACGTCGCTATGTAGAGAGTCTATCAGCCTATGCTCGCCAGTTTTTGGGCAATATGGAAAAACCAGATGTGGATGCCATTGATGGTCTCAGCCCAGCTATTTCCATTGACCAGAAAACCACCAGCAAAAACCCTCGTTCGACCGTGGGAACGACGACTGAAATCAATGATTATCTGCGTCTCCTCTACGCACGTGTGGGGACGCCTTACTGTATTAACGGGCATGGGGCTATCAAGGCTTCTTCTGTAGAACAAATCGTGGATAAGGTCTTGGAATTGCCAGAACGCCAACGTCTGCAAATTTTAGCTCCTGTCATTCGTAAGAAAAAAGGGCAACATAAGAGTGTCATTGAAAAGGTTCAGAAAGACGGTTATGTCCGTGTCCGAGTGGATGGGGAAGTCTATGATGTTACCGAAGTGCCTGAACTGTCTAAGAGTAAGCAACACAATATCGATGTTGTGGTCGACCGTATTGTCATCAAGGAGGGCATCCGTAGTCGTCTCTTTGACTCAATCGAGGCTGCCCTTCGTATCGCAGAAGGTTATGTCATTATCGACACTATGGACGATTCTGAGTTGCTCTTTTCTGAGCACTATGCCTGTCCGGTCTGTGGCTTTACTGTACCCGAGTTGGAGCCTCGACTCTTCTCTTTCAATGCGCCTTTTGGCTCATGTAGCGAGTGTGATGGTTTGGGGATCAAGCTGGAGGTGGATATCGACCTAGTGGTGCCAGATACCAGCAAGACCCTACGTGAAGGTGCACTTGCACCATGGAATCCTATCTCATCTAACTACTATCCAAACATGCTAGAGCAGGCCATGACAGCCTTTGGGGTGGATATGGATAAGCCTTTTGAGGACTTGTCAGAAGAAGATAAAAACTTGATTCTCTATGGGTCTGATGGCAAGGAATTCCATTTCCACTATGAAAATGAATTTGGTGGAGTGCGCGATATTGACATTCCTTTTGAGGGGGTTGTCAATAATATCAAGCGTCGTTACCATGAGACTAACAGTGATTACACCCGTACCCAGATGCGCCTCTACATGAATGAGCTGACCTGCGGAACTTGCCACGGCTACCGTCTCAATGACCAGGCCTTGTCTGTTCGTGTGGGTGGGGAGCAAGGGCCACATATCGGAGAAATCTCAGACCTGTCTATCGCAGACCATTTGGAATTAGTGAGTCAGCTGACCTTGTCTGAAAATGAAGCCATCATCGCCCGTCCCATTCTCAAGGAAATCAAGGATCGCTTGACCTTCCTCAATAACGTAGGTCTTAACTATTTGACTCTGTCACGTTCGGCAGGAACCCTTTCAGGCGGTGAGAGTCAGCGTATTCGCTTGGCAACCCAGATTGGGTCCAACCTATCAGGTGTCCTCTATATCCTGGATGAGCCGTCCATTGGTCTTCACCAGAGGGATAATGACCGCCTGATTGCCAGTCTGAAGAAGATGCGTGACTTGGGCAATACTCTCATCGTGGTGGAACACGATGAAGATACCATGCGCGAGGCGGATTATCTGATTGACGTTGGTCCGGGTGCGGGAGCATTTGGTGGGGAAATTGTCGCTGCAGGTACGCCTAAGCAGGTGGCTCGCAACAGCAAATCCATTACAGGACAGTATCTATCAGGAAAACGTGCCATTCCAGTACCAGAAGAGCGTCGTGCCGGAAATGGTCGTTTTATCGAGGTGACGGGTGCGCGTGAGAACAACTTGCAAAATATCACTGCTCGCTTTCCGCTAGGAAAATTCATCGCAGTGACAGGTGTATCGGGTTCAGGTAAGTCGACCTTAATCAACAGCATTCTCAAAAAAGCCATTGCCCAGAAGCTCAATCGCAATTCAGACAAACCTGGTAAGTTTAAGACGATTACAGGGATTGAGCATGTAGACCGCTTGATCGATATTGACCAGAGCCCAATCGGACGAACGCCGAGGTCCAACCCAGCTACCTATACGGGAGTTTTTGACGATATACGAGACCTCTTTGCTCAGACAAATGAAGCCAAGATTCGAGGCTACAAGAAGGGCCGTTTCAGTTTCAACGTCAAGGGTGGTCGTTGCGAAGCCTGCTCAGGTGACGGGATTATCAAGATCGAGATGCACTTCTTGCCAGATGTTTACGTTGCTTGTGAAGTCTGCCACGGGACTCGCTACAACAGTGAAACCTTAGAAGTTCACTACAAGGAAAAGAATATCTCGCAAGTTTTAGATATGACCGTCAACGATGCGGTGGAATTCTTCCAACACATTCCCAAGATTCAACGCAAACTCCAGACCATCAAGGATGTGGGGCTGGGCTATGTGACCTTAGGACAACCAGCTACGACCCTTTCTGGAGGAGAAGCCCAGCGTATGAAGCTGGCTAGTGAACTCCACAAGCGCTCGACAGGTAAGTCCTTCTACATTCTGGATGAGCCGACGACAGGACTTCATACTGAGGACATCGCTCGCTTGCTTAAAGTCTTGGCTCGCTTTGTTGACGATGGCAATACTGTCCTCGTCATTGAGCACAATCTGGATGTTATTAAAACAGCAGACCATATCATCGACTTGGGACCTGAAGGTGGTGTTGGTGGTGGAACCATCATCGCAACAGGAACTCCAGAAGAAGTAGCGGCCAATGAAGCCAGCTACACAGGACACTATTTGAAAGGAAAGTTACATCATGAATAA
- the mgtA gene encoding magnesium-translocating P-type ATPase codes for MKTTKERLATAIHTPLNETLSFYKTSLTGLTEEQVEKNRDLYGENTITKGQEDSILKKIYESIINPFTIILLVIAMISMVTNVWLAKPGQEDPTTSIIIVVLVLISGGIRFVQELRSDKAATNLSKMIVNTATVIREDQSLEVAIEDLVVGDIVKLSAGDMIPADLILIESRDFFVQQSGLTGESDSVEKLALSKMSQSNFDSLLEAEALAFMGTNVISGSAKALILAVGDDTMMGEIEQTLNTYDEPTSFEREMNSISWLLIRLMLVMVPIVFLSNGLTDGDWLEAGVFALSVGVGLTPEMLPMIITASLAKGSIIMAKEKVVIKKLNAIQDLGAIDILCTDKTGTLTQDEIVLEYPLDIHGDLDLSVLRRAYLNSYFQTGLKNLMDRAIISRTEKEAKEHAILQNLDTSFQKIDELPFDFERRRMSVIVKDENEVVSLVTKGALEEMLAISTHVEYQGQISPLTDDIRVEILKEVDQLNQQGLRVLGVAYKTGLKEGFAYSVEDEKEMILTGYLAFLDPPKPSAAPAIQALLEHGVQTKILTGDNEKVTQAVCEKVGLDVDQILLGSDIDAMTDEELAQAVEKVTVFAKLSPDQKARIILQIKSNGHCVGYMGDGINDAPSMKVADVGISVDTAVDIAKETADVILLDKDLMVLEKGLVEGRKVYANMTKYIKMTVSSNFGNIFSLLVSGIFLPFLPMAPIHLIVLNLVYDLSCIALPFDNVDEDFLKHPHKWEAKSITRFMIWMGPISSAFDILTFILLYFVIVPMATGQAYAHGAESATGFIILFQTGWFIESMWSQTMVIHMLRSAKLPFLQSRPSWFVLGTTLLAASFVTFLPYSSIASLLHLTPLEPIYFLFLLLIIVLYMISVTVVKRLYIKKFKSWL; via the coding sequence ATGAAAACTACAAAAGAAAGATTAGCAACAGCTATTCACACACCTCTAAACGAAACTTTATCTTTTTATAAGACAAGTCTAACAGGCTTGACTGAGGAGCAGGTGGAGAAAAATCGTGACCTATATGGCGAAAACACCATCACCAAGGGTCAAGAAGACAGTATCCTCAAAAAGATTTACGAATCGATTATCAATCCATTTACAATCATCCTTCTTGTCATCGCTATGATTTCCATGGTGACCAATGTCTGGTTGGCGAAGCCTGGACAAGAAGATCCGACGACCTCTATCATCATCGTCGTTCTCGTTCTAATCTCTGGTGGCATACGCTTTGTCCAAGAACTGCGAAGTGACAAGGCTGCGACCAATCTATCAAAAATGATTGTGAACACTGCCACAGTTATTCGCGAAGACCAGAGTTTAGAGGTCGCAATTGAAGATTTGGTCGTTGGAGATATAGTCAAATTAAGTGCTGGGGATATGATTCCAGCAGACCTCATTTTAATTGAATCACGCGATTTCTTTGTTCAACAGTCTGGTTTGACAGGTGAAAGTGACTCGGTTGAAAAACTAGCCTTGTCAAAAATGAGTCAGTCAAACTTTGATAGTCTGCTAGAAGCAGAAGCACTCGCCTTTATGGGAACCAATGTGATATCAGGGAGTGCCAAGGCTTTGATCCTAGCGGTCGGCGATGACACTATGATGGGAGAAATCGAGCAAACTCTCAATACCTATGACGAACCGACCTCTTTTGAACGGGAGATGAACAGCATCTCTTGGCTCTTGATCCGTTTGATGTTGGTCATGGTTCCCATCGTGTTTCTCTCCAATGGCTTGACAGATGGCGACTGGCTGGAAGCAGGTGTGTTTGCACTGAGTGTTGGTGTTGGATTGACACCTGAGATGCTTCCTATGATCATCACGGCCAGTCTAGCAAAAGGCTCCATTATCATGGCCAAGGAAAAAGTCGTCATCAAAAAACTCAATGCCATACAGGACCTAGGTGCTATTGATATCCTATGCACGGATAAAACCGGAACCCTTACCCAAGATGAAATTGTCCTTGAATATCCTTTGGATATACATGGAGATTTGGATTTGTCTGTGTTGAGACGGGCCTACCTCAATTCCTATTTTCAAACCGGTTTGAAAAACTTGATGGACCGTGCCATTATCAGTAGAACTGAAAAAGAAGCTAAAGAACACGCTATTCTACAAAATTTGGATACTAGCTTCCAAAAAATAGATGAATTACCTTTTGATTTTGAACGCAGACGGATGAGTGTCATCGTCAAGGATGAGAACGAAGTTGTTAGTTTGGTAACCAAGGGTGCCCTAGAGGAAATGCTTGCGATTTCAACCCATGTGGAATATCAAGGTCAGATTAGCCCTCTGACGGATGATATCCGAGTGGAAATCTTAAAAGAAGTAGATCAACTTAATCAACAGGGATTGCGAGTCTTGGGAGTCGCCTATAAAACAGGCCTAAAAGAAGGTTTTGCTTACTCCGTTGAAGATGAAAAAGAGATGATTCTAACCGGATATCTTGCCTTTCTAGATCCACCAAAACCATCAGCAGCACCTGCTATCCAAGCTTTGTTAGAACACGGTGTTCAAACAAAGATCTTGACGGGAGACAATGAGAAGGTAACCCAAGCAGTATGCGAAAAAGTTGGTTTAGACGTTGATCAAATCTTGTTGGGTTCTGATATTGACGCTATGACGGACGAAGAATTGGCCCAAGCAGTTGAGAAAGTGACTGTCTTTGCCAAACTCTCTCCGGATCAAAAAGCACGAATCATTTTACAAATCAAATCGAATGGACATTGTGTCGGCTATATGGGAGATGGGATCAATGATGCCCCTTCTATGAAAGTGGCAGATGTGGGGATTTCTGTTGATACAGCAGTAGATATTGCCAAAGAAACGGCTGATGTCATTTTGTTAGATAAGGATTTGATGGTGCTTGAAAAAGGGCTGGTTGAAGGACGCAAAGTCTATGCTAATATGACCAAATATATCAAGATGACGGTCAGCTCTAATTTCGGGAACATTTTCTCTCTGCTAGTGTCTGGTATCTTTTTACCTTTCCTTCCTATGGCTCCGATTCACTTGATTGTGTTAAACCTCGTCTACGACCTTTCTTGTATTGCCTTGCCATTTGATAATGTGGATGAAGACTTTTTGAAGCATCCTCATAAGTGGGAAGCCAAGTCTATTACTCGTTTTATGATTTGGATGGGTCCGATTTCTTCTGCCTTTGATATTTTGACCTTTATCTTGCTCTATTTTGTCATTGTCCCAATGGCGACAGGTCAAGCTTATGCTCACGGAGCAGAGTCGGCAACGGGCTTTATCATTTTGTTCCAGACAGGTTGGTTCATTGAATCCATGTGGTCCCAAACCATGGTTATCCATATGCTTCGTTCAGCAAAACTTCCTTTCTTACAAAGTCGTCCATCATGGTTTGTTCTTGGAACAACCTTGCTAGCAGCTAGTTTTGTGACCTTCCTTCCCTACTCTTCAATTGCTAGCCTGCTTCATTTAACCCCTTTGGAACCAATTTATTTCCTCTTTTTGCTTTTGATTATCGTTCTCTATATGATAAGTGTTACAGTTGTAAAACGATTGTATATCAAAAAATTTAAAAGTTGGTTATAA
- the ruvX gene encoding Holliday junction resolvase RuvX: MRIMGLDVGSKTVGVAISDPLGFTAQGLEIIQINEDQGQFGFDRIKELVDSYKVERFVVGLPKNMNNTSGPRVEASQVYGAKLEELFGLPVDYQDERLTTVAAERMLIEQADISRNKRKKVIDKLAAQLILQNYLDRKF; encoded by the coding sequence ATGAGAATTATGGGATTGGACGTTGGTTCAAAAACAGTAGGGGTGGCTATTAGCGATCCACTAGGCTTCACCGCTCAGGGACTTGAAATCATCCAGATTAATGAGGATCAGGGCCAGTTTGGTTTTGATCGTATCAAGGAATTGGTTGACAGCTATAAGGTGGAACGCTTTGTAGTAGGTCTGCCTAAAAACATGAACAATACCAGCGGTCCGCGAGTAGAAGCCAGTCAAGTCTATGGTGCCAAGCTAGAAGAACTCTTTGGTTTGCCAGTAGACTATCAGGATGAGCGTTTGACAACGGTCGCTGCGGAACGTATGTTGATTGAACAAGCAGATATCAGCCGTAACAAACGCAAGAAAGTTATTGATAAGCTGGCTGCTCAGCTGATTTTGCAAAATTATTTAGATAGAAAATTTTAA